The Primulina eburnea isolate SZY01 chromosome 6, ASM2296580v1, whole genome shotgun sequence genome contains a region encoding:
- the LOC140834333 gene encoding uncharacterized protein, whose amino-acid sequence MALSASFSIGSPPPLPKLCYSGLSNWKQRRAEFQRTNIRKGKFSWIVKSVVNRERSDGISDNGAEPARVLLERLFAETQKLEERIGRDPDSPQVSELGLNLESDLLAVLFALKKKEEDLQDAERKISRERKEMYRAKKGLEHRETEMKMARLRQEKLEEELRQVHMDLVSQAAEISELKLRLKERDQEISATRLALSVKAEEIGKIENEWMKKSEEAANAESELRSRARLLDEANKIVEKQEIELGHIQRAVEQKEEELEGYKIMRASEAEKLKVAEAKLEKQTMYWLIAQEELKRLEDEKAQHVIEANETREEFERVRKLLSDVRSEIVSSQNAFSLSREKMEGQEQLLGKQLAELEEQRGAVASYMTILRDAMVEVESERVKLRVTEAQNAELQRDLSMQKEQVVELRKELDKGRSTLKEAFQELTALREVLGHKNAEFEEKQVLLMTKESELADARQEIQHLKSELESLKLILKERDLELSCANNMLEEVNQEISKLKQVLLGKEDELSRAMSILKDKEEHVQIMHHEINLSKLKFSEAETMVERIVDLTNEMVLSSKTPSPLGQIKDTLSTSLIHGPADSFNLQKKQIEAELDFARESLKTMEMEVLAARTALTLKDEELNMVLEKMNAREEEVKTLKGEVMHVQDDLKQLYASAQETIGEKSVGELVTEKLQLEAAQLQVDAATSALHEITEMSRQLLNDVGLNVKDDYDCYTDLSRHNVSGTTISMINDPECSGEIKEEVFRLLTLTERLVREARIASDTSQ is encoded by the exons ATGGCGCTATCTGCTTCATTTTCGATCGGTTCTCCTCCTCCGCTTCCCAAG TTGTGTTATTCGGGTCTTAGCAATTGGAAGCAGAGAAGAGCAGAGTTTCAGAGGACAAATATAAGAAAAGGTAAATTCTCGTGGATTGTCAAATCAGTGGTAAATAGAGAGAGGTCCGACGGCATTAGTGACAATGGGGCGGAACCGGCAAGGGTTCTTCTAGAGAGGTTGTTTGCTGAAACGCAAAAATTGGAGGAACGGATAGGGAGAGATCCTGATTCACCCCAAGTTTCTGAGCTGGGATTGAATCTGGAATCGGATCTTCTGGCTGTTTTGTTTGCATTGAAGAAGAAAGAGGAAGATCTACAAGATGCAGAAAGAAAGATTTCACGGGAACGCAAAGAAATGTATAGGGCCAAGAAGGGATTGGAGCATAGAGAGACGGAGATGAAAATGGCCAGGCTGAGGCAGGAAAAGCTAGAGGAGGAGCTAAGACAAGTTCACATGGACTTGGTTTCTCAAGCTGCAGAAATTAGTGAACTTAAACTGCGACTCAAGGAGAGGGATCAGGAGATTTCGGCTACCCGATTGGCACTATCCGTAAAAGCAGAGGAAATTGGAAAGATTGAAAATGAATGGATGAAGAAGAGTGAAGAAGCTGCCAATGCTGAATCAGAACTCAGATCCAGGGCCAGACTCCTGGATGAAGCAAATAAGATTGTGGAGAAGCAAGAAATTGAGCTCGGGCATATCCAGAGAGCAGTTGAACAAAAAGAAGAAGAGTTAGAAGGTTATAAAATAATGCGGGCAAGTGAAGCTGAAAAGTTGAAAGTTGCTGAAGCTAAACTGGAGAAGCAAACTATGTATTGGCTAATAGCGCAGGAGGAATTGAAAAGACTGGAGGATGAGAAAGCGCAGCATGTTATTGAAGCTAATGAAACTCGAGAGGAGTTTGAAAGAGTGAGGAAGCTTCTTTCAGATGTGAGATCTGAAATAGTTTCATCTCAGAATGCTTTCTCTCTCTCCAGAGAGAAAATGGAAGGTCAAGAGCAGCTGCTGGGAAAACAACTTGCAGAACTTGAAGAGCAAAGGGGTGCCGTAGCATCGTATATGACAATTCTGAGAGATGCCATGGTAGAAGTTGAGAGTGAAAGAGTGAAACTCAGGGTTACTGAAGCTCAAAACGCTGAGCTTCAAAGGGATCTATCCATGCAAAAAGAACAAGTAGTTGAGTTGCGAAAGGAATTGGACAAGGGAAGATCGACCTTGAAAGAAGCATTTCAAGAACTGACAGCACTTCGGGAGGTGCTAGGTCACAAGAATGCTGAATTTGAGGAAAAACAGGTCCTTCTGATGACTAAAGAATCGGAACTAGCAGACGCCAGACAGGAGATTCAGCATTTGAAGTCAGAGCTGGAGTCTCTTAAGCTTATATTGAAAGAGAGGGATTTGGAACTTTCATGTGCAAACAATATGCTGGAGGAAGTAAACCAGGAGATTTCAAAACTTAAGCAGGTTTTGCTAGGGAAAGAAGACGAGCTTAGCCGAGCAATGTCCATCCTGAAGGACAAAGAGGAACATGTACAGATAATGCACCATGAAATCAATTTGTCAAAGTTAAAGTTCTCTGAAGCTGAGACGATGGTGGAGCGAATTGTAGATCTCACAAATGAAATGGTTCTATCATCTAAAACGCCGAGCCCCCTTGGCCAGATCAAAGACACATTGTCAACTTCATTAATACACGGACCTGCTGATAGTTTTAATTTGCAGAAGAAACAGATTGAAGCTGAGCTTGATTTTGCCAGAGAGAGCCTGAAAACAATGGAAATGGAAGTTCTTGCTGCACGGACAGCTCTGACTCTTAAAGATGAAGAGCTTAACATGGTACTCGAGAAAATGAATGCCAGAGAAGAGGAAGTAAAGACACTAAAGGGAGAAGTAATGCACGTCCAGGATGATCTAAAACAACTTTACGCATCGGCACAAGAAACAATTGGTGAAAAGAGCGTCGGGGAGCTTGTGACTGAGAAACTCCAACTGGAAGCAGCCCAACTGCAAGTCGATGCTGCAACTAGTGCACTGCATGAAATCACCGAAATGAGTCGACAACTTCTGAACGACGTGGGCTTAAACGTCAaggatgattatgattgttatacaGATCTCTCAAGACATAATGTTTCTGGGACTACAATAAGTATGATCAATGACCCTGAGTGTTCTGGGGAAATAAAAGAAGAAGTTTTTCGGCTTCTGACTTTGACCGAACGGCTTGTTAGGGAAGCTCGAATCGCCAGTGACACCAGCCAGTAG